A genomic region of Prochlorococcus marinus XMU1405 contains the following coding sequences:
- a CDS encoding sensor histidine kinase, whose translation MKTKITIKKIQDLLIKGVQTIYVDDDTSIRMWWASLEVIQKDFLHQNYKRGGIWVASPLPAFNDKKSLNQLHGWLWSPEGFPYFQNENAGFLPVNNSDKIKKDFDLVSNYKVLNLSQEDGYEPFLMIITPNFQCILSIVGEKDKKILLMKCDEESLKLSIELMHAKLNQENYEEGVRFRNAINNLGNLNINDQFERLFWPRLSAKLASIVPYHNIQNSVKNDEKNVQITEAKLLRAISHEVRTPLATIRTLISSTLKKYKMDPSMKNRLIQIDNECNEQIDRFGLIFNAAELVSNEVPSLNNLAKINLAEIFKKLAPLWNKQLNRRGISLKIDIPNQLPQILSDSEKLELMLSGLIDKNTRGLKEGSTLILELRPAGQKLKLQLKIQKLESNQKEILKKDNGSDIGPVLNWNPQTGSLQLSQNATQKLLASLGGHVTKRRDTGLTVFFPISDSK comes from the coding sequence ATGAAAACAAAAATAACTATAAAAAAAATTCAAGACCTTTTGATTAAAGGAGTCCAAACTATATATGTGGATGATGATACATCCATAAGAATGTGGTGGGCATCTTTAGAGGTTATTCAAAAAGATTTTTTACATCAGAATTATAAACGGGGGGGGATTTGGGTCGCCTCTCCTTTGCCAGCTTTTAATGATAAGAAATCTTTAAATCAACTTCATGGATGGCTTTGGTCTCCAGAGGGGTTCCCATACTTTCAAAATGAGAATGCAGGTTTTTTACCCGTAAATAATTCAGACAAGATAAAAAAAGATTTTGATTTAGTTAGCAATTATAAAGTCTTAAATCTTAGTCAAGAAGATGGTTATGAACCTTTTTTGATGATAATCACTCCAAATTTTCAATGCATATTATCAATTGTTGGAGAAAAAGATAAGAAAATTCTATTAATGAAGTGTGATGAAGAAAGCCTTAAACTTTCAATTGAATTAATGCATGCAAAATTAAATCAAGAAAATTATGAGGAAGGAGTGAGATTTCGTAATGCAATCAATAATTTAGGTAACCTTAATATTAATGATCAATTTGAACGATTATTTTGGCCAAGATTATCGGCCAAATTAGCAAGTATTGTACCGTACCATAATATACAGAATTCTGTAAAAAACGATGAAAAAAATGTGCAAATAACAGAAGCAAAATTATTACGTGCAATATCTCATGAGGTAAGAACGCCTTTGGCAACAATAAGAACCCTCATAAGTTCTACTTTAAAAAAATATAAGATGGACCCATCAATGAAAAATCGTTTAATTCAAATAGATAATGAATGTAATGAACAAATTGATAGGTTTGGTTTAATCTTTAATGCAGCAGAATTAGTGAGTAATGAAGTTCCTTCATTAAATAATTTGGCAAAAATTAATTTAGCCGAAATTTTTAAAAAGCTTGCTCCTTTATGGAATAAACAATTAAATCGGCGCGGGATTTCTTTAAAGATTGATATCCCCAATCAACTGCCGCAAATTTTGAGTGATTCTGAAAAATTGGAATTAATGTTAAGTGGATTAATTGATAAAAATACTAGGGGATTAAAAGAAGGTAGTACATTAATTTTAGAATTAAGACCAGCTGGTCAAAAACTTAAACTTCAATTGAAAATACAAAAATTAGAAAGTAACCAAAAAGAAATTCTAAAAAAAGATAATGGTTCTGATATTGGCCCTGTGTTAAATTGGAACCCTCAAACAGGTAGTTTACAACTTAGTCAAAATGCTACTCAAAAGTTATTAGCTAGTTTAGGAGGGCATGTCACAAAGAGGCGTGATACAGGTTTGACAGTATTTTTTCCGATTTCAGATTCAAAATAA
- the rodA gene encoding rod shape-determining protein RodA: protein MFRRIYLLNKRGFLPKKDNFNKGFLFSPLLIIPLFLVIISGFLIKSIQGDFLVSNYSEHILTGLLGYFLAFFISYIPLERLRNYMVPFYLCTLISLLLIYFFGISVSGAQRWLNLGIFSFQPSEVAKLSTVLTLALILEKKLILTIRDLFLPLLVVVIPWLLIFFQPDLGTSLVLLVLTGVMLYWSQMPIEWILILVFCLVTSTLYLTLPTLLIFWIPFIGYLAYRSSKKKIIFSAISISFHLLVAKLTPIFWQYGLKEYQKDRLLLFLDPNRDPLGGGYHLIQSQIAIGSGGLFGTGLLQGKLTNLQFIPEQHTDFIFSALGEELGFVGCIIVLFLFFFLIKKLINTATIARTNFESLIVIGIASTFLFQIIINLFMTIGLGPVTGIPLPFMSYGRTSLVTNFISVGFVLSILKRSRSLRS, encoded by the coding sequence ATGTTTAGGAGAATTTATTTATTAAATAAGAGAGGATTTTTACCAAAAAAAGACAACTTTAATAAAGGTTTTTTATTTTCTCCATTACTTATAATTCCTCTATTTTTAGTTATTATTTCTGGTTTTTTAATAAAAAGTATTCAGGGTGATTTTTTAGTTTCTAATTATTCAGAACATATACTGACTGGTTTATTGGGTTATTTTTTAGCATTTTTTATTTCTTATATACCGTTAGAGAGACTTAGAAATTATATGGTTCCATTTTATTTATGTACTTTAATATCCTTATTACTAATTTATTTTTTTGGGATATCGGTTTCTGGAGCTCAAAGATGGTTAAACTTGGGCATCTTTTCTTTTCAGCCTTCAGAAGTAGCTAAGCTAAGTACTGTATTAACTCTTGCTTTAATACTCGAAAAAAAATTAATTTTAACAATAAGAGATTTATTTTTGCCCTTATTAGTAGTAGTTATTCCTTGGTTATTAATTTTCTTTCAGCCAGACTTAGGTACCTCTTTAGTTTTACTTGTTTTGACAGGTGTGATGCTTTATTGGTCGCAAATGCCCATAGAGTGGATTTTAATATTAGTGTTTTGTCTTGTCACCTCTACATTATATTTAACCTTACCAACTCTTCTTATTTTCTGGATTCCATTTATAGGATATCTTGCTTATAGATCTTCAAAAAAGAAAATTATTTTTTCTGCTATCTCTATTTCGTTCCATTTATTAGTGGCTAAATTGACACCAATTTTTTGGCAATATGGCTTAAAAGAATATCAAAAAGATAGATTACTTTTATTTTTAGATCCAAATAGAGATCCATTAGGTGGTGGATATCATTTGATACAGAGTCAAATTGCAATTGGTTCTGGAGGATTATTTGGGACTGGTTTGCTACAAGGTAAGCTGACTAATTTGCAATTTATACCAGAACAACATACTGATTTTATTTTCAGTGCTCTAGGCGAAGAATTGGGTTTTGTGGGGTGCATAATAGTGTTATTTTTGTTCTTTTTTTTGATTAAAAAACTTATTAATACTGCAACAATTGCTAGGACTAACTTTGAATCTCTGATTGTTATTGGAATAGCATCAACTTTTTTATTCCAAATAATTATTAACTTATTTATGACTATTGGTTTAGGACCAGTTACTGGAATTCCTCTTCCTTTTATGAGCTATGGTCGAACGTCATTGGTAACTAATTTTATATCTGTTGGATTTGTTCTATCTATTTTGAAACGTTCTAGATCTCTAAGAAGTTAA
- a CDS encoding Mrp/NBP35 family ATP-binding protein, translating into MTTIEDANFALQKVLDAGSQKNVIELAWIKNVRVTIPRVIVTLSLPSFANSQRDRIVQEVKKVLLDFEDIDDVQIEIDNNPSKTESKTQSNAPELQKIDGIRHVIAVSSGKGGVGKSTIAVNLACSLAKLGLKTGLLDADIYGPNTPSMMGVAEQNPKVTEGSGSDQRLIPINKYGISLVSMGFLIEEGQPVIWRGPMLNSIIRQFLYQVEWNNLDFLVIDLPPGTGDAQISLSQSVPISGAIVVTTPQQVSLQDARRGLAMFKQLGVRLLGIVENMSVFIPPDMPNKKYEIFGKGGGQTLAQENDLPLLAQIPIEIPLVDESNRGVPISISQPNKESSIAFSNLAQLIKNQFVFR; encoded by the coding sequence ATGACCACAATAGAAGATGCGAATTTTGCTTTACAAAAAGTTCTAGATGCTGGATCACAGAAAAATGTAATTGAATTAGCTTGGATTAAAAACGTAAGAGTAACTATACCGAGAGTAATCGTAACACTATCCTTACCATCATTTGCAAATTCTCAGAGAGATAGAATTGTACAAGAGGTAAAAAAAGTACTACTGGATTTTGAAGATATTGATGATGTTCAAATAGAGATAGATAATAATCCTTCTAAAACAGAATCTAAAACTCAAAGTAATGCTCCTGAGTTGCAGAAGATTGATGGAATTCGACACGTCATAGCTGTTAGTAGTGGTAAAGGTGGAGTTGGAAAAAGTACCATTGCAGTTAATCTCGCTTGTTCTCTAGCTAAATTAGGCTTAAAAACTGGTTTGCTGGATGCGGATATATATGGACCTAATACTCCCTCAATGATGGGGGTTGCCGAACAGAATCCAAAGGTTACAGAAGGTAGTGGCAGTGATCAAAGGTTAATACCAATAAATAAATATGGAATTTCATTGGTATCAATGGGTTTCCTCATAGAAGAAGGTCAGCCAGTTATATGGAGAGGACCAATGCTTAATAGTATTATCCGACAATTTTTGTACCAAGTTGAGTGGAATAATCTTGATTTTTTGGTTATTGACTTGCCTCCAGGAACAGGAGATGCTCAAATATCCCTTTCTCAATCTGTTCCTATTTCTGGAGCTATTGTTGTCACTACTCCTCAACAAGTATCTTTGCAAGATGCAAGGAGGGGATTAGCAATGTTTAAACAACTCGGAGTGCGTTTACTTGGAATTGTAGAAAATATGTCAGTATTTATTCCGCCAGATATGCCAAATAAAAAATATGAAATTTTTGGTAAAGGTGGCGGACAAACATTAGCTCAAGAAAATGATTTACCATTATTAGCTCAAATTCCTATTGAAATTCCTCTCGTTGATGAAAGTAATAGAGGTGTACCAATCTCAATAAGCCAGCCTAATAAAGAGAGTTCTATTGCGTTTAGTAATTTAGCTCAGTTAATTAAGAATCAATTTGTTTTTAGATAA
- the hemF gene encoding oxygen-dependent coproporphyrinogen oxidase has translation MFREPPKNSREKTKNLLLTLQDKICSGLENIDGKGKFTEESWLRDEGGGGRSRVLKNGSIFEQAGVNFSEVHGKELPQSIISQRPEAKGHEWFATGTSMVLHPKNPYIPTVHLNYRYFEAGPVWWFGGGADLTPFYPYLSDVRNFHNEHKKACEKVDKNLHKVFKPWCDEYFFLKHRNESRGIGGIFYDYQDGSGNIYRGNNQNGEASKASQSISKSNLNWDNLFSLAENCGQAFLPSYLPIIEKRASQTYSSKEREFQLYRRGRYVEFNLVWDRGTIFGLQTNGRTESILMSLPPLARWEYGYKAKKGSREEFLTSIFTKPQDWFNDKELEKFCLENNIFD, from the coding sequence ATGTTCAGAGAACCTCCTAAAAACTCGAGAGAAAAAACTAAAAATCTCTTATTAACACTACAAGACAAAATTTGTTCAGGGCTTGAGAATATAGATGGCAAAGGGAAATTTACAGAAGAATCCTGGCTAAGAGACGAAGGTGGTGGTGGAAGATCAAGAGTATTGAAAAATGGTTCTATTTTTGAGCAAGCAGGAGTAAATTTCTCGGAAGTACATGGAAAAGAATTACCGCAATCTATTATCTCTCAAAGGCCCGAAGCAAAAGGTCATGAATGGTTTGCTACGGGAACTTCTATGGTGTTGCATCCTAAAAATCCCTATATTCCTACAGTTCATCTTAATTATCGATATTTCGAAGCCGGACCTGTTTGGTGGTTTGGAGGAGGTGCAGACTTAACTCCTTTTTATCCTTATCTTTCTGATGTAAGGAATTTTCATAACGAGCATAAAAAAGCTTGTGAGAAAGTTGATAAAAATTTGCATAAAGTTTTCAAACCATGGTGTGACGAATATTTCTTCTTGAAGCATAGAAATGAATCTAGAGGCATAGGAGGCATTTTTTATGATTATCAAGATGGTTCAGGCAATATTTATAGAGGGAATAATCAAAATGGAGAGGCATCAAAAGCTTCTCAAAGTATTAGCAAATCTAATTTAAATTGGGATAATTTATTTTCTTTAGCGGAAAACTGTGGGCAGGCATTCCTCCCTTCATATTTGCCAATTATTGAGAAAAGAGCTTCTCAAACATATTCATCGAAAGAGAGAGAATTCCAGCTATATCGAAGGGGTAGATATGTCGAATTCAATTTAGTTTGGGATAGAGGGACAATTTTTGGACTACAAACAAACGGCAGAACTGAATCTATATTAATGTCCTTACCACCTTTAGCTAGATGGGAATATGGATATAAAGCTAAAAAGGGTTCTCGAGAGGAATTTCTTACATCAATTTTTACAAAACCCCAAGATTGGTTTAATGATAAAGAATTAGAGAAATTCTGTTTAGAGAATAATATCTTTGATTAA
- a CDS encoding cofactor assembly of complex C subunit B, whose product MSYSLNSTLLLTILLAIGLFFFLRASSKDRTTIVEISSSLQPVKVLNDLCQWLNLRGWKQTGGDFEQRILIFKGQVVSSKFLAIFLGFLGGFGSCALGLVIIQIYPELSWWPILLGLVGGPLAGIVYFQKSAREEKFELRLINENENDSTLMRLRAHRDELISLENELGEKLQLKSDGSLFKTPI is encoded by the coding sequence ATGTCCTATTCCTTAAATTCAACATTATTACTGACAATTCTTTTGGCCATAGGATTATTCTTCTTTCTTAGGGCTTCTAGTAAAGATAGAACAACCATCGTTGAGATTTCATCTTCTTTACAGCCAGTTAAGGTTTTAAATGATTTATGTCAATGGCTTAATTTGAGGGGATGGAAGCAAACGGGAGGAGATTTTGAACAAAGAATTTTAATTTTTAAGGGGCAAGTTGTTTCAAGTAAGTTTTTAGCAATTTTTTTAGGTTTTCTTGGCGGTTTTGGTTCTTGTGCTTTGGGATTAGTGATAATTCAAATTTATCCTGAATTAAGTTGGTGGCCTATTCTTTTAGGATTAGTTGGTGGCCCTTTGGCTGGTATTGTTTATTTTCAGAAATCAGCAAGAGAGGAGAAATTTGAATTAAGGTTGATCAACGAAAATGAAAATGATTCAACTCTTATGAGGTTAAGAGCGCATAGGGATGAATTAATCTCTTTAGAAAATGAACTTGGAGAAAAACTTCAATTGAAAAGTGACGGTTCTTTATTTAAAACACCTATCTAA
- a CDS encoding ribonuclease D, producing the protein MTIENKNIDFLYSDLTEDLYNLYKKSSYLAIDTEAMGLIHGRDRLCLVQICNEFNRTSCIKIELNTSSSPHLKALLEDEKITKIFHYARFDVAALKCNLEINTKNIFCTKIASKLARTYTNKHGLKDLIYELLGIELDKSSQSSDWGRNEDLTNDQLDYAANDVRYLIEAMHKLKVILERENRYELAQKCFETVSVHADLDILKFSNIFEH; encoded by the coding sequence ATGACTATTGAAAATAAAAACATTGATTTTCTTTATAGCGATTTAACAGAAGATCTATACAATCTTTATAAAAAATCATCTTACCTAGCTATTGACACTGAAGCAATGGGGTTAATTCATGGAAGAGATAGACTTTGTTTAGTACAAATATGTAATGAATTTAATAGAACATCATGTATAAAAATCGAACTTAATACCTCTTCTTCACCTCATCTAAAAGCACTTCTTGAAGATGAAAAAATTACCAAAATTTTTCACTATGCAAGATTTGATGTAGCAGCTCTAAAATGCAATCTTGAAATTAATACAAAAAATATTTTTTGTACAAAAATTGCCAGTAAGTTAGCCAGAACATATACAAATAAACACGGTTTAAAAGATTTGATATATGAATTATTAGGTATAGAACTCGACAAAAGCTCGCAAAGTAGTGATTGGGGTAGAAACGAAGATTTAACAAATGACCAATTAGATTATGCAGCAAATGATGTTAGATATTTAATTGAAGCAATGCATAAATTAAAAGTTATCTTAGAAAGAGAGAATAGATATGAATTAGCTCAAAAATGTTTCGAAACAGTTTCTGTTCATGCTGATTTAGACATACTAAAATTCTCAAATATATTTGAACATTGA
- a CDS encoding lipid-A-disaccharide synthase-related protein, whose product MSHSLLFICNGHGEDVIASEIIKRLLKKIKNKNIEVLPLVGNGDVFNSIKSKNFHKIGYLKELPSGGFSNQSLKGFVLDFLAGFLIDNLRNFLLVKQKSKHNCKIIAVGDFLPLLYAWSSECDFSFIGTPKSDHTWSSGPGWDLSDFYHQLKGSEWDPWEMFLMKSPRCKNLIMRDKITANNLYKKNIDAKYLGNPMMDFVNVTNDKISNIISFKRIILLVGSRYPEALKNLDNFLNCLQDFDLSKDLLILLPLSINANVIQIQNYLNKYGFIKQSKVKFLIDEDSVWKKKDQYVVIGKGKFNSWANMAEVGLSNAGTATEQIAGLGIPSLSLPGPGPQFTKSFAKRQSRLLGGSVLVCKNRKILLKRLSLLLKGKVDRLEQAKIGKKRMGESGASKKIVDAINLHLLS is encoded by the coding sequence GTGTCTCATTCTCTATTATTTATATGCAATGGTCATGGAGAAGACGTAATCGCATCGGAGATAATAAAAAGATTACTAAAAAAAATAAAAAATAAAAATATTGAAGTTTTGCCGTTAGTAGGAAATGGAGATGTATTTAATTCCATAAAATCAAAGAATTTTCATAAAATAGGATATTTAAAAGAGCTGCCTAGTGGAGGTTTTAGTAATCAAAGTCTGAAGGGATTTGTGCTTGATTTTTTAGCAGGATTTTTAATCGATAATTTAAGAAATTTTCTACTTGTAAAACAGAAGTCAAAACATAACTGCAAAATTATCGCAGTAGGCGATTTCTTGCCATTACTCTACGCTTGGAGTTCAGAATGCGACTTTAGTTTTATTGGAACCCCAAAAAGTGATCATACTTGGAGTAGTGGGCCAGGTTGGGATTTAAGTGATTTTTATCATCAGTTGAAAGGTTCTGAATGGGATCCATGGGAAATGTTTTTAATGAAATCTCCAAGATGTAAAAATTTAATTATGAGAGATAAAATTACAGCTAATAATTTGTATAAAAAAAATATTGATGCAAAATACTTGGGCAATCCAATGATGGATTTTGTCAATGTAACAAACGATAAGATATCAAATATTATTTCTTTTAAAAGGATTATTTTATTAGTTGGAAGTAGATACCCTGAAGCTCTTAAAAATCTTGATAATTTTCTAAATTGTTTGCAAGATTTTGATTTATCAAAGGATTTATTAATACTTTTGCCTTTGAGTATTAATGCGAATGTGATTCAAATTCAAAATTATTTAAATAAATATGGTTTTATAAAACAGAGTAAAGTTAAATTTCTTATTGATGAAGATTCAGTATGGAAAAAGAAAGATCAATATGTAGTGATTGGAAAAGGTAAATTCAATTCATGGGCCAATATGGCAGAAGTTGGTTTGTCTAATGCAGGAACTGCTACAGAGCAAATTGCTGGCCTTGGAATTCCATCTCTTTCTCTACCGGGACCTGGACCACAATTTACAAAATCATTTGCAAAAAGGCAATCAAGATTATTGGGAGGTAGTGTTTTAGTTTGCAAGAACAGAAAAATTCTTTTGAAACGTTTAAGTTTACTTTTAAAAGGAAAAGTTGATAGGTTAGAACAAGCAAAAATTGGAAAAAAAAGAATGGGGGAATCCGGAGCAAGTAAGAAAATCGTAGATGCCATAAACCTTCATTTGTTATCTTAG
- a CDS encoding histidine phosphotransferase, translated as MPFANNQRITRRRSSAGPTPPKRPIGNNSESIGRQAQGPRPTFLTLRDHGKVFVADLPNLSDGQLAHISKEANEVLNSLEKRLSDLENEPNVSNPETDTLIKASTKRDVTLRFIKSIEEEQEHRKNNPALRDAASESLPRTFLEVARHRLPGATFDSLLREALEACAVDESTEENQVIEEPKETVKIMDIPSSNTNASLVVSIDSSDDSKNDSI; from the coding sequence ATGCCCTTTGCAAATAATCAAAGAATTACACGTAGACGTAGTTCAGCTGGTCCTACACCTCCAAAAAGACCAATAGGTAATAATTCCGAATCAATTGGTAGACAGGCTCAAGGCCCAAGGCCAACTTTCTTGACACTAAGAGATCATGGGAAAGTTTTTGTCGCTGATTTACCTAATTTGTCCGATGGTCAATTAGCGCATATTAGTAAAGAAGCTAATGAAGTTTTAAATAGTTTGGAAAAAAGACTTAGTGATCTTGAAAATGAACCTAATGTTAGTAATCCGGAAACCGATACGCTGATAAAAGCTTCTACCAAACGAGATGTCACACTGAGGTTTATTAAATCAATAGAAGAAGAACAAGAACATAGAAAGAATAATCCTGCTTTACGAGATGCTGCATCTGAATCGTTACCTAGAACTTTTCTGGAGGTTGCAAGACATAGATTGCCTGGAGCAACTTTTGATTCACTACTTCGAGAGGCTCTTGAAGCTTGTGCAGTTGATGAAAGTACTGAAGAAAATCAAGTTATTGAAGAGCCTAAAGAAACTGTCAAAATTATGGATATACCTTCTTCCAACACTAATGCTTCACTTGTTGTTAGTATCGATTCAAGTGATGATTCCAAGAATGACTCTATTTGA
- the purM gene encoding phosphoribosylformylglycinamidine cyclo-ligase translates to MDYKTSGVDIEAGREFVSEIKQAVEGTHTSNVIEGIGGFGGLFRIPIDSFKKPVLVSGTDGVGTKLELAQSKNFHFEVGIDLVAMCMNDIITSGAKPLFFLDYIATGKLDKKQLLRVVQGISHGCGENNCSLLGGETAEMPGFYSKNKYDLAGFCVGIVDEDKLINGKKVSENDLIIALKSNGVHSNGFSLVRKIIQNNNQIDKEFEKVSHLNFYDELLKPTKIYNNVINQMLSEDIEIKAMSHITGGGIPENLPRCIPSDFIPYIDTSSWQIPTLFKFLQEKGSIPEKDFWNTFNLGVGFCLIIDKQFKEAILSICKDHDIDSWEIGKIVRKTDSTISKFLPEILT, encoded by the coding sequence ATGGATTACAAAACATCAGGTGTTGATATAGAAGCTGGGCGAGAATTTGTTTCCGAAATTAAACAGGCAGTTGAAGGAACTCATACATCTAATGTGATTGAGGGTATTGGCGGGTTCGGAGGTTTGTTTAGAATTCCTATCGATAGTTTTAAAAAACCGGTTCTTGTTTCAGGGACTGATGGTGTTGGAACAAAATTAGAATTAGCACAAAGTAAAAACTTTCATTTTGAGGTTGGTATTGATTTAGTTGCTATGTGCATGAACGATATCATTACTAGTGGTGCAAAACCTTTATTTTTTCTGGATTATATTGCTACCGGTAAGCTTGATAAGAAACAATTATTGAGGGTTGTTCAGGGAATTTCACATGGATGCGGAGAAAATAACTGTTCATTACTCGGAGGAGAAACTGCTGAAATGCCTGGATTTTATTCAAAAAATAAGTATGATCTTGCAGGATTTTGTGTTGGAATAGTTGATGAGGATAAGCTTATTAATGGTAAAAAAGTCTCTGAAAATGACTTAATAATTGCTTTAAAAAGTAATGGAGTTCATAGTAACGGCTTTAGTTTAGTAAGAAAAATTATTCAAAACAATAATCAAATAGATAAAGAATTTGAAAAAGTTTCTCACTTAAATTTTTATGATGAGTTATTGAAACCTACAAAAATTTACAATAATGTGATTAACCAAATGTTATCTGAAGATATAGAAATTAAAGCAATGTCTCATATCACTGGAGGAGGAATTCCAGAAAATTTACCAAGATGTATTCCTTCTGATTTTATTCCTTATATCGATACCAGTTCATGGCAAATACCTACTTTATTTAAATTCCTTCAAGAGAAAGGATCTATTCCCGAAAAAGATTTTTGGAATACTTTCAATCTTGGAGTGGGATTTTGTTTAATTATTGATAAACAATTTAAGGAAGCGATATTAAGTATCTGTAAAGATCATGATATAGATAGTTGGGAAATTGGAAAGATAGTTAGAAAAACTGATTCAACAATTAGTAAATTTTTGCCAGAAATTTTAACTTAA
- a CDS encoding bifunctional pantoate--beta-alanine ligase/(d)CMP kinase: MKKVIIRKTEEIKNWRRNINSEINFIPTMGNLHDGHIKLISTAKNDNSNVNLVSIFINPLQFDNKLDLENYPKTVDNDIKISFSNGADAIFIPSNEDIYPPNNKNIKFLKAPKELSSALCGLNRIGHFDGVCTVVYRLLNLIKPKNLYLGEKDWQQLLILKNLVLRMKLNVTIKSIPTQRDFDGIPLSSRNVHLSKKERKLIKFFSSELLEAKKNFQQDKKIHLNQIIKKLSAKKISIEYLEHLHPYTLQKARLEDNISLLAGAIRCGETRLIDHVFLMKRRPIIAIDGPAGSGKSTVTKLIAKKLKLLYLDTGAMYRALSWLMIKESINYKKEKNLQNILKGISIVFKSNTNSHQDVYVNNYCVTEEIRSQKISSIVSKISSIKEVREFLVEEQRKIGESGGLVAEGRDIGTTVFPHAELKIFLTASIDERAKRRKSDKNSKDSQEIDLHTLKELIKKRDFEDSNREISPLIKANDAIEIITDGYTIYEVVDKIIDLYNDKIPKETEIK; the protein is encoded by the coding sequence GTGAAGAAAGTAATCATTAGGAAAACTGAAGAAATAAAAAATTGGAGGAGAAATATAAATAGTGAAATTAACTTCATTCCAACAATGGGTAATCTTCATGATGGTCATATTAAACTTATATCAACAGCAAAAAATGACAATTCTAATGTTAATTTAGTAAGTATTTTTATTAATCCACTTCAATTTGATAACAAGTTAGATTTAGAGAATTACCCTAAAACAGTTGATAATGATATAAAAATCTCCTTTTCAAATGGCGCAGATGCTATCTTCATCCCAAGTAATGAAGATATATATCCACCGAATAATAAAAATATTAAATTCCTAAAAGCTCCAAAAGAATTATCTTCTGCATTATGTGGATTAAATCGAATTGGACATTTTGATGGCGTTTGTACAGTAGTTTATAGATTACTTAATCTCATCAAGCCAAAAAATCTTTACTTAGGAGAAAAAGATTGGCAACAACTTTTAATTTTAAAAAATCTTGTTCTTAGAATGAAATTAAATGTTACTATTAAATCCATTCCTACACAAAGAGATTTTGATGGAATTCCTTTAAGTTCACGTAATGTACATTTATCAAAAAAAGAAAGAAAATTGATTAAGTTTTTTTCAAGTGAGTTATTAGAAGCAAAAAAAAATTTTCAACAAGATAAAAAGATCCATTTAAACCAAATAATTAAGAAGCTATCAGCAAAAAAAATTTCAATTGAATATTTAGAACATTTACACCCTTATACACTCCAAAAAGCAAGACTTGAGGATAATATTTCGTTATTGGCTGGTGCGATAAGATGTGGAGAGACAAGATTAATTGATCACGTTTTTCTAATGAAAAGAAGGCCGATTATTGCAATTGATGGTCCTGCAGGTTCAGGTAAAAGTACTGTAACAAAGTTAATAGCGAAGAAACTTAAACTTTTATATTTAGATACTGGCGCAATGTATAGGGCATTGAGTTGGCTTATGATAAAAGAAAGTATTAACTATAAAAAAGAAAAAAATTTACAGAATATTCTTAAAGGTATATCTATAGTTTTCAAGTCGAATACAAATTCACATCAGGATGTTTATGTTAATAACTACTGTGTTACTGAAGAAATTAGATCGCAAAAGATAAGTTCCATCGTTTCTAAAATTTCCTCAATAAAAGAAGTAAGAGAATTCTTAGTAGAAGAACAAAGAAAAATTGGAGAATCAGGCGGACTTGTAGCTGAGGGAAGAGATATAGGAACTACTGTTTTTCCTCATGCAGAACTTAAAATATTTTTAACTGCTAGCATCGATGAAAGAGCAAAAAGAAGAAAATCTGATAAAAATAGTAAAGACTCACAAGAAATAGACCTTCATACATTAAAAGAACTTATAAAGAAAAGAGATTTTGAAGATTCCAATAGGGAAATTTCGCCTCTAATTAAGGCGAATGATGCAATAGAAATTATTACCGACGGATATACAATTTATGAGGTAGTGGATAAAATTATTGACCTTTACAATGACAAGATTCCTAAAGAGACTGAGATCAAATAA